A segment of the Sporocytophaga myxococcoides genome:
CTTTGTTTTCACGCAAGCATAGGAAATACAACTCTGTACTTGCAGGTGAAGCAAGCGCTAAATTTTCCCTGCTTCTTGGCGGCCTTGCAGCTTTTGATTGCAGGATCTGTGAGTTACCGAATAAACATCTGGTGGTTGATTATTTCAGATGGAGAAATGAAGATGCTTACAGAAACTCTTTGAATGCTCATTGTTATTGGGCGTTGCGTAAGGATAACTTTTCACAAACCAATGCTACTAAGAAGATAGAGGGAATGAGTGTTTCAGAAAAGAATGAATTATTGTTTTCTTATAATATAAACTTTAATGATTTGCCTCTCTGGCAAAAGAGGGGTATTGGGTTTTACTGGACTTTGGTCGATAAAGAAGGATTTAATCCTAGAACAAACGAGCAGGTGATTTCTAAAAGAAGACAGTTAAAGGTAGATATGGACCTTCCAATGAAAGATGAATATTCAAAATTTATTTTGGATATTATTGAAGTGAATTACATTGATTAATATATTAAAGCTTTGGTGAATCAGGGCTTTTGCATAGACTAATTACCAGTTTTTTTGCTATGATATTTAATTTTTACTATAACCTTTATAATATATTCAGTTTCAGGTTTCAAAAATAGCATAGCAAAAATTTGTATCTGTTTTATGAGTTGTAAAAATTATAGTATAGCAAATGATGCCATAAGATCTCCCGGAGTATTAAAATTCTTTACATCATTCTTTTCGCTTTCATCTAGGTGAATATAAAAGCCTCGTCCGAAAGTCATGATATACTTAAGGCTGTTTTTAACCAAAAGTTTTTTTTCAGCCATGAACAAGATTCTTTTCAAAAAGTCTGATTTGTAGATTCCTATAAGCGGTTCTTCCTGCATGTCGTTTTTAAGGATATAATAGTCATAGTCCTCTGAAGAGTTGGAAATGTGCGCATCATATATTTTACATAATAATTCTGAGCTCATATCCCGTACATCGCAGGCAAGAAGGAAAAGATCTTTAGATGGAACATGAGAATGCGCAGAAAGAATTCCATTTAATGGACCTTCTATTATATTTTTATCTGTAATAAGATGTTCCGGATGGAATATGTCGGAGTATGGAAGCGTCTGATTTTCGTTGATAGAGACTATAACTTCCATAGGTAGCCGATTTAATTTTGCAAAGGCGTTTTCAGCCCAGGTCTGTCCGTTTTCAATCAATAGCCCTTTGTCTTGCCCCATTCTAGTGCTAAGGCCACCGGCCATCACTACTCCAATGATGTTTTCTTCCATAGCTAACTCAATTAATGATTGTGTTGATGTTCAAAGCAACTGCAATTATGTCCCCACTCATAGGTACCATCTGAGAAAAACTCCTGCTTCCAGATAGGAGCTTCGTGTTTTACCCTGTCTATAATGTATCTGTTCGCAGCATAAGCCTCTTCTCTGTGAGATGAAGCTGTAATAACGACTACTGCACTTTCGCTGATACCGACTTTACCTATTCTATGGCAGCATAACGCTTTGTGTAGTTTAAATCTGGTATAACTGCTTTCAATAATTTCTCTAATGCTTTTCTCTGCCATTGGAATATAGCATTCGTAAAAGAGATATTCTACATCTCTTTTATGGCTGTGATTTCTGACTTCTCCACTAAATAGCACCACTGCGCCTGCTTTTGGGTCATGCGCTTCAGATAACATCTTTATCAAGTCTATAGGATCTTCGGTAATTAATTGCATATCAGCCCCCGCTTGATGGTGGAATAATTAATAAATGTTCATTGTCTTTCAAGGTATAAGTTCCTTCAACAAAACAATCGTTTACCGCAAGTTTTGATTTGAGGAGAATGTTTTCTGCCTTCGGATGTTCTTTTAATAGTTGGAAACGCACCTCGTTTGCGGTAGTGCCTTCCTGTAACTCTATATAAAACTGCGGATCTAGATAATCTTTCAATGCAGCAAATACCTGTATTTTAATTTTCATTTTTATCCTCCGATATATCTCATAGACATAACACTTCCGGCAAACTGAACTTCTTGTTTTTGAGATAACGCTTGTTTTAGTGAATATTCTAATTTTAATGAATCATCTGAGTGATCCTTTATACTTATGCCATCATCATTGCTCAGGCAGCCATAAATATTTCCATAGCTGTCAAGTCGCAATCTATTGCAATCTCTGCAAAATGGATGACTTTCATTTGCTATAATTCCAAAGACCTGTTTTTTGTCCGTGATCCAGTAAGTGGCAGTGGCGCTATGCTCCCTGTCCATTGGAATAAATTGATGTCGCTCGGCAATTTTTTCAAGGATCTCTTTTTGTGAAAAATAAATTTCCTTGTAACTGTTGTGAAGATGTCCCATTTTCATTACCTCAAGAAAACGAATACTGATTCTTCTTTCTCTTGCAAAATCGAGCAATGGGAGTATCTGATCTGCGTTCATTCCTTTCATCACAACGGTATTAAGTTTTACGGGTAAGCCAATGGCCAATGCATGATCAATGCCCTCAAGAATCTTCTTCAAGTTTCTTCTTTTAGAAATTATAAAGAAAGATTCAGGATCAATGCTGTCCAGTGAAACATTGATATTGGTTATACCAGCATTCTTAAGAGATACAGCTTTTTCTTTCAGGAAAACTGCATTGGTTGTCAGCTTTACCTTTTTGATACCAATCTCTCTGATCCCTTCAATAAGATTGACGATATCTTTATATAATAAAGGTTCTCCACCTGTAAGCCTCACTGTTTCCAGGTTCAGCTTATGGTGCAGGCTTTTGATTATTTTAATATATTCCTTTGTTGTCAGAATATTACTCTCCGGATATACTGTCTTTTCCGTCACAGGTTGATTTGTACAATAGTTACAGAAAAGATTACAGGCATTGGTAAGACTTACCCTCAAAGTTTTAAATGTCCTGCCATATTTATCATTCAGCATAATTGTATTTTTTCAAAGTAATATTTCGGAATTTACTAATATAAATGATTCCTTTTCTGAATCGCAAACCGGGCATCTGTATGAGGAGGGCAATTCTTCAAAGGCCCTTCCTGCAGGTATTTCTCCAATGTCATCTCCATATCTGGAGTCATATATAGTAAGGCAGCTTTGACACTGGAATAATTCTACAGCCTCGTGAGGCCTCTGATTAATTTCAATTTCTTCCTGCAAAGATTCAGATTCAAAATGAGCATCAATAGAGTTAAGCTTTTTGTAAAATACTTCTGTGAGGTACGTTAATACTGTTGGTACATCACGCTTCTTAACATAAGAAGCATAAGATATAGTCTCTCTTGAATTGATGTCAAAATTTTTCTTGTAACTGATGTTATAATAATCCAATAACTTTATCTTCCCTATTTCAATTCTGAATTTTCTTCTTATGATTACAGAACAGGCAAGATCTACATCTGTAGTTCTGATTCCAAAGATCAAACCGTTTGTTCTTAGTCCTTCTTTAATAAAAGATCTGGTGATGAACTTCTTCAGTTTAGTGGCTTCCCTATCAAGATCAGGAATCTGCCAGTTAAGTTCAAGAGAAGAATGACCAGTGTTGATTTTATATTTTCCCAGAAGCTTTTCCCATTCAAATATATCTTTTCTTTCTATGTTTTTAATAATTATAGAGCTATTAGAAGTAAGATATATCGAGTTGTTGTTCGTTTCAGAGCACAAGAGACAAAGGGATTCCAGGAAGTTTACATTATAAGAGTTATCAGAGTTGTAGATCCCCAGCCACCATTTCTGATCTTCCTGCTGATGGAAACCTTCATAATATGGGAGCTGATAAGGTGGATAATCAAGTTGATTAATGATGGGTATGGTATTCCATTTTCTGAAACTGAATACATCATCTTGAAGATATTCAAAAGAAGCAGATGGGATTTTCTCAAATGTTTGTTCTATTGCTTTGCAGAGTGGAGGAATTTCATTTGACTCTACCAGAAAAGGCCAAAGGTCATATCCTTTCTGATTTTTTATTTTAAGATAAAGAAACCAGAACCCTCTGAATTCAGACGCTATAAAATTTAATTGTCCTATAAACAGGGGTGTCAGAGACTGCAGAGGATCTACAAGATTGACTTTTAAAGTTGGTTGGAAGTCAAAGTTGGAAAGTATCTGATGAAAGGTTCCTTCTGAAAGCCAATTGGTAGTTTCCTGGATATGAATAGCCGGATAGGAGGTGACTATATTTTGTTCCTGGGTTTTTTCAGTTTCGAATTTATATTGAAGAAAGCTGAATCTTTGTTCGAGAGATCGTTTATATTGATCTTTACATTTTAAAATTAACTCTTGTCTTGAGCTTATATGAATAGAATTGGTACCAAAGTGGTGTGCTGATGATACCACTTTGCGCAAATCTCCGGGAGATAATATCCCACCAGGAATAAAGAACCTTATGAATATGTCTTTGCTCATTTCTATTCTTCAGATCTTCTGCTTTATCAATAAACATGCTTGAAGCCAAGGGAAGTATGCTGCTCGGGTTCAGCATGCTTGTTTTTATTTGAAAGTAGTAAAGAAACCCTTTTGTCGGCAAGTTCAACTTTGCTTAGTATCAGATTTTTAAACTCAGGAAACTCTGATTTGTCACCAACTAATATTGCCCCAACAAGTCTGTCATTCTGCACTATACATTTTTTGTAATACCTTTTGGATTTATCAATATATACAATTTCTTCAAATTCGTCTTCCTTTTTTCCCGGCACTTCTATCATTCCGATAGAGCAGATATCAAAGTTCGAAACAGTAAGTATATTAACTGGCAATGTTCCGGAATAAGACTTTGTTTCATCGCCATTCAGAAATCCTGCTACTACATCTGCCTGCTCTCCGGCTGCGGTAGAGCTTTCAAATAATGATTTTTCAAATTCTGCTACTTCGCCAATTGCAAATATAAAAGGGTTATTAGTTCTCAAATATTCATTAACTACAATTCCTCTGTTGCAATTTAATCCCGCTGACTGAGCAAGTTCAATATTAGGTTTGGTACCAATGGTATATACGAGAACATCGCAGCTAAGATCTTTTCCTGATTTTAATTTTACTCCCGTTATTTTATCTTTTCCCAAATGAGAAAGAACTTCATCATTGTAGTAAAAGCTAATGTTTCTTTCGGATAGTTCTTCATGCAAAAAACTGCTAGACGTTGAGTCTAACTGTTTGTTCATTAATCTTGATGATCTGTGTACAACAGAGACTTTTATAGATAGCTGAGTTAGCGCATCCGCCAGCTCAAGTCCCAATAAACCTCCACCTGCTATGACCACATTGCTTTCAGGAGAAATAGATCTTTTGAATTTATCTGCATCCTCTTTACTACGCATCGTAAATATTCCCTGGATTTTGGGTACCTCCCTGGGGAGAGCAGGTCTGCTGCCTGTAGCGAGGATTAAAACATCATAAGAGTGAATTTTACCTGTATGATCAATGACCACTTTATCACCAGGATCAATAGAAATGATATTTGTACTTTTATGAAGATATATTTTTGATGTGTTAAGCTCATCCTCATTGATCCTGATAAGATTATTCCATCTCTCTTTCCCGCTTATGTAGCCTGGAAGCATTATTCTGTTGTAAAAGAGATTTTTTTCTTTGCTGAAAATGTGAATTTCATCATCCGGATTCAATGCCCTGTATTTTCGTACAAATTGACTGGAACCTACTCCGGCACCTATAACTATTATCTTTTCTTTTTTCTTATTGTATTTCTTAACCTGAACGACTGAGAACCCTGTTTTAACTCCCATCTGGTCATCTTGAGAATGCATAGGAACAGATATGCTATCTAAATCTTTGATCAGGACTTTTCCCCACTGTAATGGAAGAAAAACAACACCTTTTTTAATATCTAATGAATATTGAGCTGTTACCTTCACTGACCCAGCTTCATTAAATACTTCTACAACATCTCCGTTCTTAATGCCCCTGTTCAAGGCATCTTCTTTATTGATTTCTAAAAGTGGTTTATCAGTATGAAGGTTAACTTTTACTAATTTACCAGTGCTGCTAAATGAGTGCCAATGATCTTGAGTCTGTCCGGATGTAAGGAGTAAAGGATAGTTCTGATTGAGTTCGTAGGGTAAATGGCCTTTTGCTACAGAATGAAAATTGGCTTTGCATGAGGCAGTGTTAAATATATGATCAGAGTATAAAATTTTAGTACTTTTTCCCGATGGTTCAAATGGCCATTGCATTGAACGATTTTGGTGAAGCAATTCAAAATTGATATTGCTGACATCAAAGATTGTTTGCTTTGTTATTCGACTATATTCGAGAAATATATCAGAAGGATTTTCGTACTTGAAAGGATCTGCAAATCCCATTTTTTCTGCAAACCGGGATATGATTGAAATACCTGGTATAGCTTCTCCCGGTGCATTGGTAAGTTTATGAGCCAGACTTATTCTTCTTCCCGGATTTGTTATAGTACCTTCTTTCTCAAGCCATCCTGCTGCTGGCAAAATAAGATCAGCAAATGGTACTGTTTCTGATTTTAAAGAAATGTCCTGTACGATCACAAACTTTGAATTCTTCAATGCGACTTCTATATTTCTTGCAGGGGGCAGGCTTACCAAAGGGTTTGT
Coding sequences within it:
- the moaA gene encoding GTP 3',8-cyclase MoaA produces the protein MLNDKYGRTFKTLRVSLTNACNLFCNYCTNQPVTEKTVYPESNILTTKEYIKIIKSLHHKLNLETVRLTGGEPLLYKDIVNLIEGIREIGIKKVKLTTNAVFLKEKAVSLKNAGITNINVSLDSIDPESFFIISKRRNLKKILEGIDHALAIGLPVKLNTVVMKGMNADQILPLLDFARERRISIRFLEVMKMGHLHNSYKEIYFSQKEILEKIAERHQFIPMDREHSATATYWITDKKQVFGIIANESHPFCRDCNRLRLDSYGNIYGCLSNDDGISIKDHSDDSLKLEYSLKQALSQKQEVQFAGSVMSMRYIGG
- a CDS encoding molybdenum cofactor biosynthesis protein MoaE is translated as MQLITEDPIDLIKMLSEAHDPKAGAVVLFSGEVRNHSHKRDVEYLFYECYIPMAEKSIREIIESSYTRFKLHKALCCHRIGKVGISESAVVVITASSHREEAYAANRYIIDRVKHEAPIWKQEFFSDGTYEWGHNCSCFEHQHNH
- a CDS encoding tRNA(His) guanylyltransferase Thg1 family protein — protein: MIETVKHLMNCGFKVVYGYTESDEISLLFDLNESLFSRKHRKYNSVLAGEASAKFSLLLGGLAAFDCRICELPNKHLVVDYFRWRNEDAYRNSLNAHCYWALRKDNFSQTNATKKIEGMSVSEKNELLFSYNINFNDLPLWQKRGIGFYWTLVDKEGFNPRTNEQVISKRRQLKVDMDLPMKDEYSKFILDIIEVNYID
- a CDS encoding FAD-dependent oxidoreductase, whose protein sequence is MFPKKNISKTTCNYCGLGCGVIIQKDNPGKITVTGDQDHPVNKGILCSKGVTLQSKVSDHSDRILYPEMRWNRNMPRQRVTWDTALNRAAAVFKTFISKYGPDSVGFYVSGQCLTEEYYLIDKLVKGFLGTNNIDSNTLICGESEFTANKLVFGMDSIPGSIEDLELADCFFITNANPFRSNPILFKRLERYKASNPEVKIIIADSRRTESCAIADIHLQLKPGTEIILFRAIGRFLIENNLIDKEFIEFRTEGFNEYKNKAMEKSLEEASAICDIPVIDIILAAEYIGKAKSFISMLPAGNNQNSTDLNKNLSLINLSLITGQIGKEGCGPFPLSDQPHIITGTEAGGLSDSLPGHRSIINQEHREEIAKYWGVPSISDKRGYTDTELFDNLLSGKLKAIWIINTNPLVSLPPARNIEVALKNSKFVIVQDISLKSETVPFADLILPAAGWLEKEGTITNPGRRISLAHKLTNAPGEAIPGISIISRFAEKMGFADPFKYENPSDIFLEYSRITKQTIFDVSNINFELLHQNRSMQWPFEPSGKSTKILYSDHIFNTASCKANFHSVAKGHLPYELNQNYPLLLTSGQTQDHWHSFSSTGKLVKVNLHTDKPLLEINKEDALNRGIKNGDVVEVFNEAGSVKVTAQYSLDIKKGVVFLPLQWGKVLIKDLDSISVPMHSQDDQMGVKTGFSVVQVKKYNKKKEKIIVIGAGVGSSQFVRKYRALNPDDEIHIFSKEKNLFYNRIMLPGYISGKERWNNLIRINEDELNTSKIYLHKSTNIISIDPGDKVVIDHTGKIHSYDVLILATGSRPALPREVPKIQGIFTMRSKEDADKFKRSISPESNVVIAGGGLLGLELADALTQLSIKVSVVHRSSRLMNKQLDSTSSSFLHEELSERNISFYYNDEVLSHLGKDKITGVKLKSGKDLSCDVLVYTIGTKPNIELAQSAGLNCNRGIVVNEYLRTNNPFIFAIGEVAEFEKSLFESSTAAGEQADVVAGFLNGDETKSYSGTLPVNILTVSNFDICSIGMIEVPGKKEDEFEEIVYIDKSKRYYKKCIVQNDRLVGAILVGDKSEFPEFKNLILSKVELADKRVSLLLSNKNKHAEPEQHTSLGFKHVY
- a CDS encoding rubredoxin, which produces MSKDIFIRFFIPGGILSPGDLRKVVSSAHHFGTNSIHISSRQELILKCKDQYKRSLEQRFSFLQYKFETEKTQEQNIVTSYPAIHIQETTNWLSEGTFHQILSNFDFQPTLKVNLVDPLQSLTPLFIGQLNFIASEFRGFWFLYLKIKNQKGYDLWPFLVESNEIPPLCKAIEQTFEKIPSASFEYLQDDVFSFRKWNTIPIINQLDYPPYQLPYYEGFHQQEDQKWWLGIYNSDNSYNVNFLESLCLLCSETNNNSIYLTSNSSIIIKNIERKDIFEWEKLLGKYKINTGHSSLELNWQIPDLDREATKLKKFITRSFIKEGLRTNGLIFGIRTTDVDLACSVIIRRKFRIEIGKIKLLDYYNISYKKNFDINSRETISYASYVKKRDVPTVLTYLTEVFYKKLNSIDAHFESESLQEEIEINQRPHEAVELFQCQSCLTIYDSRYGDDIGEIPAGRAFEELPSSYRCPVCDSEKESFILVNSEILL
- the mobA gene encoding molybdenum cofactor guanylyltransferase, with the protein product MEENIIGVVMAGGLSTRMGQDKGLLIENGQTWAENAFAKLNRLPMEVIVSINENQTLPYSDIFHPEHLITDKNIIEGPLNGILSAHSHVPSKDLFLLACDVRDMSSELLCKIYDAHISNSSEDYDYYILKNDMQEEPLIGIYKSDFLKRILFMAEKKLLVKNSLKYIMTFGRGFYIHLDESEKNDVKNFNTPGDLMASFAIL
- a CDS encoding MoaD/ThiS family protein codes for the protein MKIKIQVFAALKDYLDPQFYIELQEGTTANEVRFQLLKEHPKAENILLKSKLAVNDCFVEGTYTLKDNEHLLIIPPSSGG